The sequence below is a genomic window from Chitinophagaceae bacterium.
GAACTATATACTTCAGCAAGCAACGACAACATGAAAGTGGAGAACAACTTAGGTCGATCCTGAATATCCGTCAAACGGATCACGTTTATGAAGGCTTTACCATTACTATCGGTTCGTAACAAGTCGTGTGGATCAAAGGAAGGTTCACCGAAAAAATTTCCTGCACCTTGTTGTTCCAGTTCAATCACTTTGCGTAAAATGGTTCCTGCAGATACTGTTGAAATGGCGCCATAATCTTTTTCAATTTCTGACTTGCCTTCATCGGAAATATATTGAATCACTTTTTTAAGATCCTCCAGATCAAGCAACGGAAGTTTTTTGTCATCGCAATACTTGAAGATCATTGACAAGACACCTTGCTGTGTTTCATTCAGGTCCAATATTTTTGACAATAGCACTGGTCCGAACTCTGAAGCAGTGGCACGTAATCTCACACCTTCTTGCGATGAAAGGCTCAGCAATTCAACCGGGAAAATTGATGGTGTCCAGTTTGTTCCTATCTTTTTTAAACGCTCGTCAATTTTTGGATTCATGGTGCCTGCCATGGCAATTCCGCTGAGATCACCTTTAATGTCCATGAGTAAAGTGGGAACACCATTGGCGGAAAGACCTTCGGCGAGCAACTGCAACGATTTTGTTTTGCCTGTTCCGGTTGCTCCTGCAATCAAGCCATGGCGATTAAGGGTTTTCAATGGAATCTTCACCAGGTGATTGGTTGTACAATCACCATCAATAATTCCTGCACCTAACGTAATTGCTGTACCGGGAAAATTATAGGAAGCATCCAGCTCTTCAGTGAATTTTTGTTGATCAGCCATTCAATTTTACATTTTATGCAAATTAGAAAAGGAAATTAAGGATTGAAGGGTTTGGAGGAAATTAATTGATGTTTATGATTCTCACTTTTTTAACTAATCCAATCCCAATCAATAACGGCAGGTTATAATTGATGCATCATTCGTTTTTCACATCTATAGAAATCATAAATTTATTGCAACCAATTCACTCAAAAGAAACCAGTCGTGATTTCCTTATCTTCGCCCAATGATTACCTCCACCCAAAATGATTTCCGCAGCCTGAGTTTAGAGGATATTACGTCATATCTGGAAAGTGCCGGAGAGAAGACTTTTCGCGCCAAACAAATTTATGAATGGCTGTGGCAGAAGGGAGTGGGTTCTTTTGAGGAGATGACG
It includes:
- a CDS encoding DUF853 family protein, which encodes MADQQKFTEELDASYNFPGTAITLGAGIIDGDCTTNHLVKIPLKTLNRHGLIAGATGTGKTKSLQLLAEGLSANGVPTLLMDIKGDLSGIAMAGTMNPKIDERLKKIGTNWTPSIFPVELLSLSSQEGVRLRATASEFGPVLLSKILDLNETQQGVLSMIFKYCDDKKLPLLDLEDLKKVIQYISDEGKSEIEKDYGAISTVSAGTILRKVIELEQQGAGNFFGEPSFDPHDLLRTDSNGKAFINVIRLTDIQDRPKLFSTFMLSLLAEVYSSFPEIGDADKPKLVLFIDEAHLIFNDASKQLLDQLETTIKLIRSKGVGVIFCTQNPQDIPAAILSQLGLKIQHALRAFTAADRKTIKTAAENFPESKYYKTDELLTQLGIGEALVTALNEKGIPTMLTATLMCSPASRMDILNDEEIKKLIQQSQLVRVYNQVLDRDSAFEILNRRMQDASEERNEDNGTKDEKKKTVKAEPGAFDKLLKSPVIRSVGVAVAGMVTRSLLGALGLKGKSRSTRR